The genomic stretch CGGTGGTGGTTGCTTGCGAAGTCCGTCTGGGCGAGCGTCTGAAGGCGCGGCATCACCATCGGCCAGAAGGCCATCATGGCCGCCGAGACCCCGCCCACCAGCGTGACGAGTATCCGCCGATCGACCAGGATGCCGATCAAGAAGAAGGTCGCCACCGTCCCGATCCAGCCCGATCGGGAGCTGGTCAGCACCTGGCAGACCATGATGACGAGGAGGCCGAGCCCCACGACGATGCGCTCCTTGCGACGGCGCTGGAACATGAGCATCATCCCGATCCCGCTGGCCAGGATCAGGTAAGCCGAGAGGATGTTCGGGTGGTAGAAGATGGAGGCGGCGCGGTGGTCCCAGGTGCCGAGCTGGATGTTGAGCAGCGGCGACTGGTAGGTGAAGAAGACCTTGGAGTAGACCAGGCCGATCCCGACGAGCGCCCAGAAGACCGTCGTCCAGAAGATGTTGCGGCAGAGGCTCCAGACCCGCTGCGGGGAGTCGAGCATGAGCCCCACGACCCAGATGAGGGTGAAGTAGGCCCCGAAGAGCAGGATCGCAACGGCGCTCATGCCCGGCGAGACGCTGGTGGCCGCCGATATGGCCACCAGCGCCATGAGCAGCGACCAGCTCTTGGCAGGGATCGGAACCTCGATGCGAACCTTGCGCCAGCCGAAGTAGGTGCCCAGACCCAGCACGATGAGCGCGCTCAGGACAGAGGCGAGCGGGAGCAGGAAGAAGGCCGCTTGCAAGAGGACCCAGGCCGCCCTGGGTACCGCGGAAGGCCCCCGGGTGTCACGAAGCGGGATCCGCCGCTCGGCGACGCGCTCGATGCTCACCTCGTCGCACTCAGGGCGGCGCGGGCCGCAGGCAGGCACATCAGGAAGGCGCGCTCGCGATCGCTGAGGATCAGACCCCGGCGCTCCTTGCGGGCAAGGGTTCTCGCGCGCCAGCCGATCTCGAGCCGCAAGGCGAAGCGCACCGGGCCGACGGCCCATGGGTAGTGCTTTCGCGCGAGGGTGAGGGACCCGCGGTAGCCCTCGGCCATGGCCCGGGCCCGCACCGAGAGGTCGGTTCTCGTCGAGACGCCCTCGTGGTGCTGGACCCGAACACCGCGCAGGCAGATAATGCCCCAGCCCGCCTTCGCCAGGCGCCAGGAGAGGTCCAGGTCCTCGTTGTAGAAGAAGAAGCCCTCGTCCAGCCAGCCGATGCCGTCGAGGGCGTCTCGCCGCAAGAGCAGGCAGGTGCCGGGCGCGAAGGAAAGCCGGACCGCCTCCTCGCCTAGCAGGCCCCGCCACCCGAGGCGAGGTCCCTGGGCGCGGCCGTCCGGCCAGCACATGACCGGCGTGACGGCGCCCACGCGCGGGTGCGCGTCGGCGTAGGCCACCATGGCCTCGAGGCTAGAGGCAGAGAGGGTCACGTCGTTGTTGAGCAGCAGCACGTAGCGGCTCTCGACGGCCCGTCCTCCACGGTTGCACGCCTTGGCGAACCCCTGGTTCTCCTCGTTCTCGATGACCAGGGCGTCGGGGAAGGCGCGTCGGACCAGCTCCACGCTTCGATCGCCCGAAGCGTTGTCCACCATGATGGGCCGCGTGCTCAGGGGGCCCGCCGCGGCGCCAAGGGCCGACAGGCAGGACTCGAGCACGCCCTCCCCGTTGAGGTTGGGAATCACGACGGCAACGTCAAGCATAAGTGCTTCCAGTCTACTGCATTCGAGGTCGCACGCTCAAGGGACAAAGGGCCGCAGCGCGGAAGTTTCGAGCAGGCCCCGGGCCGCAGCGTGGTATACTCGTTTGCCATGAGCACCTACCTCGCCCTCTATCGCAAGTGGCGCCCCAGGAATTTCGCCGGCCTGGTAGGCCAGGAGCATGTCGCTCGCACGCTTTCCAACGCCATCACCGGCAACAAGCTCGCCCACGCCTACCTCTTCACCGGGCCGCGCGGGACGGGCAAGACCTCGAGCGCCCGCATCTTCGCCAAGAGCCTCAACTGCGCCGAGGGGCCGACCGTCACCCCGTGCGAGCGCTGCGCGGCGTGCGAGGGCATCTCCCGGGGCAACTTCCCCGACGTCATCGAGATCGACGCGGCCTCCAACCGCGGCGTCGACGACGCCCGCGACCTGCGGGACCGGGTGCGCTTCGCCCCGACCCAGGGGCGCTACAAGGTCTTCATCATCGACGAAGTCCACATGCTCACCAACGAGGCGTTCAACGCCTTGCTCAAGACCATCGAGGAGCCCCCCCCCAACCTGGTCTTCGTGCTCGCGACCACCGACGTCCACAAGGTCCTGCCCACCATCATCAGCCGGTGCCAGCGCTTCGACTTCCAGCGGATCGCCTTCAAGCCGCTGGTCGACCACCTCGGCTACGTCGCCCTCGAGGAGGGCCTCCAGGTGGATCCCGCCGGAATCGCCGCGATCGCCAAGCGCGCCGACGGCGGCCTGCGCGACGCGCTGAGCATGCTCGACCAGGTCCGGGCCTGCGCGCCGGGGACCGCGATCAGCGCCGAGGACGTCTTCAACGCGCTCGGCCTCGTCTCGAACGAGGCGCTCACCGAGGTGGCGCGCGCGATCGCGGAAACCCGGGTGGTCGATGCCATCGCGGGCGTTCATGCCCTGCTCGCCAAGGGCTACGACCACCACGCGGTCCTCCGGGAGCTGGTCGAGACCTTCCGCCACCTGATGCTCGTCGGCCTCGCGCCCGATCGCGCCGGGGCCTTCGAGCTGCCCGAGACCCAGCTCGAGGCGCTCGGGGCGATCGCCGCCCGCTTCTCTAGTCCCGAGCTGCTGTACGCCCTCGAGGTCCTGCGCGAGACCGAGGACCTCCTCAAGGGCTCCAACCAGATGACCATCTGGCTCGAGATGGCGATGATGCGCCTGTGCGAGCGGGCCGACATCCCCTCGTTCGCGAACCTGACCCGCCGGATCGAGGCCCTCGAGGAGCGCCTCGCCAACGCGCCCGCCTCCCAGGGCAGGCCCGGTCCAGCGCGATCACCCTACGCGGCGCCCGTTCAGGCCGCCCCTGTCCAGAGCGCACCTCCTCCGGCACCGATAGCGCCGGCGGCGCCTCCGGCCGAAGCACCTGCTGCTCCGGCCGGACCGGCACCGGGCGCGGGCCTTCCCTTTCCGAGCGCGCAGCCGGGCGCGGACGACGTGCACGCGGCGTTCCTCGCGGCCCTCGCGCGGGTGCACCGCAGCACCCACAGCCTGCTCGAGCAGCACGCGCTCCACGTGAGACGCGACGCGGACGTTGTCGCGATCGCCATCAAGGCCACCATGCGCACCTTCTTCGACAAGGCCGACCGCAAGGCCTATCTCGACAAGGCCGCCGCCCAGGCATTCGGGGATACGGTTCGAACGGCGCTGTCGTTCGAGCAGGGGGATAGCCCCCGCCCTAGTTCGGCCGGCGCCCCGCAAGCGCCGGCCACCCTCTCACCCCCGGAAACGCCCCCCGTCTCGCCTGCGCCCACCCTCGAACAGCCACCGGAGGCCGGGCCTCCGGTGGCCACACCGGCCCCCGACGAGGCCCCTCCCGTCGCGCTCACCGAGGACGTGGCGCCCCCTCTTGCGAAGCCTCAGGATCCCAGCCCGGCGGCGGCCCCCGCGCAGGAGCCGCCCGCCCCGAAGGCGGAGCCGCGAGGCGCCGGATCGAGCGGTCCTTCGCCGGAAAGGGCGAGCGATCTCGT from Pantanalinema sp. encodes the following:
- a CDS encoding glycosyltransferase family 2 protein, whose amino-acid sequence is MLDVAVVIPNLNGEGVLESCLSALGAAAGPLSTRPIMVDNASGDRSVELVRRAFPDALVIENEENQGFAKACNRGGRAVESRYVLLLNNDVTLSASSLEAMVAYADAHPRVGAVTPVMCWPDGRAQGPRLGWRGLLGEEAVRLSFAPGTCLLLRRDALDGIGWLDEGFFFYNEDLDLSWRLAKAGWGIICLRGVRVQHHEGVSTRTDLSVRARAMAEGYRGSLTLARKHYPWAVGPVRFALRLEIGWRARTLARKERRGLILSDRERAFLMCLPAARAALSATR
- the dnaX gene encoding DNA polymerase III subunit gamma/tau, which produces MSTYLALYRKWRPRNFAGLVGQEHVARTLSNAITGNKLAHAYLFTGPRGTGKTSSARIFAKSLNCAEGPTVTPCERCAACEGISRGNFPDVIEIDAASNRGVDDARDLRDRVRFAPTQGRYKVFIIDEVHMLTNEAFNALLKTIEEPPPNLVFVLATTDVHKVLPTIISRCQRFDFQRIAFKPLVDHLGYVALEEGLQVDPAGIAAIAKRADGGLRDALSMLDQVRACAPGTAISAEDVFNALGLVSNEALTEVARAIAETRVVDAIAGVHALLAKGYDHHAVLRELVETFRHLMLVGLAPDRAGAFELPETQLEALGAIAARFSSPELLYALEVLRETEDLLKGSNQMTIWLEMAMMRLCERADIPSFANLTRRIEALEERLANAPASQGRPGPARSPYAAPVQAAPVQSAPPPAPIAPAAPPAEAPAAPAGPAPGAGLPFPSAQPGADDVHAAFLAALARVHRSTHSLLEQHALHVRRDADVVAIAIKATMRTFFDKADRKAYLDKAAAQAFGDTVRTALSFEQGDSPRPSSAGAPQAPATLSPPETPPVSPAPTLEQPPEAGPPVATPAPDEAPPVALTEDVAPPLAKPQDPSPAAAPAQEPPAPKAEPRGAGSSGPSPERASDLVSRTADIFNGKVIEPTI